One window of Hoplias malabaricus isolate fHopMal1 chromosome 16, fHopMal1.hap1, whole genome shotgun sequence genomic DNA carries:
- the slc39a1 gene encoding zinc transporter ZIP1 — translation MDYLLQVKIGALVGLLVLTLLFGIVPARMKWFRDTSGTETHQIVLSCISCFAGGVFLAACFLDIIPDYLSDISEQLKGLDDSFPVAEFIMACGFFTVLILERLVLSCTGHRSEETAPLLPPPGHGHAHGHRSVNDLEGSAQHVHVDMQAHSSFRSFMLFLSLSLHSIFEGLAIGLQSTDAKVLEICIAIVVHKSIIVFSLSVKLVQSSVRPMWVAIYVCVFAIMSPIGIAVGIGVSEAQLKTGALIQAILEGMAAGTFIYITFLEILPHELNSPERQLLKVLFILVGFSIMTGLCFLG, via the exons ATGGACTACCTACTGCAGGTTAAAATAGGAGCCCTCGTCGGCTTGCTGGTCCTCACTTTGTTATTTGGTATTGTCCCTGCTCGGATGAAATGGTTCCGAGATACAAGTGGAACAG AGACCCATCAAATCGTGCTGAGTTGTATCAGCTGTTTTGCTGGTGGCGTGTTCCTGGCGGCCTGTTTTCTGGACATTATTCCAGACTACCTGTCTGACATCAGTGAGCAGCTGAAAGGCTTGGAT GACAGCTTTCCTGTGGCGGAGTTCATAATGGCATGTGGCTTCTTCACTGTCCTCATCCTGGAGAGGCTCGTGCTCAGCTGTACCGGTCACAGAAGTGAGGAAACTGCCCCTCTGCTGCCCCCACCGGGTCATGGCCATGCTCACGGGCATCGCTCTGTGAACGATTTAGAGGGCAGTGCCCAACATGTCCATGTGGATATGCAGGCCCACTCCTCCTTCCGTTCTTTCAtgctgtttctgtctctctcgctccacTCCATCTTTGAAGGCTTGGCCATTGGTTTACAGAGTACAGACGCAAAG GTGCTGGAGATATGTATCGCCATCGTGGTTCACAAGAGCATCATCGTGTTCAGTCTGTCTGTGAAGCTGGTGCAGAGTTCGGTCAGACCCATGTGGGTGGCTATTTACGTTTGTGTGTTTGCCATAATGTCACCGATCGGCATCGCGGTGGGCATCGGCGTGAGCGAAGCTCAGCTTAAAACCGGGGCTCTGATCCAGGCCATTCTGGAAGGTATGGCAGCCGGGACGTTCATCTACATCACTTTCCTGGAGATCCTCCCTCACGAACTCAACTCCCCTGAGAGACAGCTCCTCAAAGTCCTCTTTATCTTAGTGGGCTTCTCGATTATGACGGGTCTGTGTTTTCTGGGCTGA